A stretch of the Theropithecus gelada isolate Dixy chromosome 7a, Tgel_1.0, whole genome shotgun sequence genome encodes the following:
- the ULK3 gene encoding serine/threonine-protein kinase ULK3 isoform X4, which yields MQQLASALQFLHERSISHLDLKPQNILLSSLEKPHLKLADFGFAQHMSPWDEKHVLRGSPLYMAPEMVCQRQYDARVDLWSVGVILYEALFGQPPFASRSFLELEEKIRSNRVIELPLRPLLSRDCRDLLQRLLERDPSRRISFQDFFAHPWVDLEHMPSRESLDRATTLVVQAVKKDQEGDAAAALSLYCKALDFFVPALHYEADAQRKEAIKAKVGQYVARAEELKAIVSSSNQALLRQGTSARDLLREMARDKPRLLAALEVASAAMAKEEAAGGEQDALDLYQHSLGELLLLLAAEPPGRRRELLHTEVQNLMARAEYLKEQVKMRESRWEADTLDKEGLSESVRSSCTLQ from the exons ATGCAGCAGTTAG CTAGCGCCCTGCAGTTCCTGCATGAACGCAGTATCTCTCATCTGGATCTGAAGCCACAGAACATTCTGCTGAGCTCCTTGGAGAAGCCCCACCTAAAACTGGCAG ACTTTGGTTTCGCACAGCACATGTCCCCGTGGGATGAGAAGCACGTGCTCCGTGGCTCCCCACTCTACATGGCCCCCGAGATGGTGTGCCAGCGGCAGTATGACGCCCGCGTAGACCTCTGGTCCGTCGGGGTCATCCTGTATG AAGCCCTCTTCGGGCAGCCCCCCTTTGCCTCCAGGTCGTTCTTGGAGCTGGAAGAGAAGATCCGTAGCAACCGGGTCATCGAG CTCCCCCTGCGACCCCTGCTCTCCCGAGACTGCCGGGACCTACTGCAGCGGCTCCTGGAGCGGGACCCCAGCCGTCGCATCTCCTTCCAGGACTTCTTTGCGCACCCCTGGGTGGACCTGGAGCACATGCCCAGTAGGGAGAGTCTGGATCGAGCG ACCACCCTGGTGGTGCAGGCTGTGAAGAAAGACCAGGAGGGGGATGCAGCAGCCGCCTTATCGCTCTACTGCAAGGCTCTGGACTTCTTCGTACCTGCCCTGCACT ATGAGGCAGATGCCCAGCGGAAGGAGGCAATTAAGGCGAAG GTGGGGCAGTACGTGGCCCGGGCCGAGGAGCTCAAGGCCATCGTCTCCTCCTCCAATCAGGCCCTGCTGAGGCAGGGGACCTCTGCCCGAGATCTGCTCAGAG AGATGGCCCGGGACAAGCCACGCCTCCTAGCTGCCCTGGAAGTAGCTTCAGCTGCCATGGCCAAG GAGGAAGCTGCTGGTGGGGAGCAGGATGCCCTGGACCTGTACCAGCATAGTCTgggggagctgctgctgctgctggcag CGGAGCCCCCGGGCCGGAGGCGGGAGCTGCTTCACACTGAG GTTCAGAACCTCATGGCCCGAGCTGAATACCTGAAGGAGCAGGTCAAG
- the ULK3 gene encoding serine/threonine-protein kinase ULK3 isoform X2, protein MAGPGWGPPRLDGFILTERLGSGRYATVYKAYAKKDTREVVAIKCVAKKSLNKASVENLLTEIEILKGIRHPHIVQLKDFQWDSDNIYLIMEFCAGGDLSRFIHTRRILPEKVARVFMQQLASALQFLHERSISHLDLKPQNILLSSLEKPHLKLADFGFAQHMSPWDEKHVLRGSPLYMAPEMVCQRQYDARVDLWSVGVILYEALFGQPPFASRSFLELEEKIRSNRVIELPLRPLLSRDCRDLLQRLLERDPSRRISFQDFFAHPWVDLEHMPSRESLDRATTLVVQAVKKDQEGDAAAALSLYCKALDFFVPALHYEADAQRKEAIKAKVGQYVARAEELKAIVSSSNQALLRQGTSARDLLREMARDKPRLLAALEVASAAMAKEEAAGGEQDALDLYQHSLGELLLLLAAEPPGRRRELLHTEVQNLMARAEYLKEQMRESRWEADTLDKEGLSESVRSSCTLQ, encoded by the exons ATGGCGGGGCCCGGTTGGGGCCCCCCGCGCCTGGACGGCTTCATCCTCACCGAGCGCCTGGGCAGCGGCAGGTACGCCACGGTGTACAAGGCCTACGCCAAG AAGGACACTCGTGAGGTGGTAGCCATAAAGTGTGTAGCCAAGAAAAGTCTGAACAAGGCATCGGTGGAGAACCTCCTGACGGAGATTGAGATCCTCAAGGGCATTCGACACCCCCACATTGTGCAGCTGAAAGACTTTCAG TGGGACAGTGACAATATCTACCTCATCATGGAGTTCTGCGCAGGGGGTGACCTGTCTCGCTTCATCCATACCCGCAGGATTCTGCCTGAGAAGGTGGCGCGTGTCTTCATGCAGCAGTTAG CTAGCGCCCTGCAGTTCCTGCATGAACGCAGTATCTCTCATCTGGATCTGAAGCCACAGAACATTCTGCTGAGCTCCTTGGAGAAGCCCCACCTAAAACTGGCAG ACTTTGGTTTCGCACAGCACATGTCCCCGTGGGATGAGAAGCACGTGCTCCGTGGCTCCCCACTCTACATGGCCCCCGAGATGGTGTGCCAGCGGCAGTATGACGCCCGCGTAGACCTCTGGTCCGTCGGGGTCATCCTGTATG AAGCCCTCTTCGGGCAGCCCCCCTTTGCCTCCAGGTCGTTCTTGGAGCTGGAAGAGAAGATCCGTAGCAACCGGGTCATCGAG CTCCCCCTGCGACCCCTGCTCTCCCGAGACTGCCGGGACCTACTGCAGCGGCTCCTGGAGCGGGACCCCAGCCGTCGCATCTCCTTCCAGGACTTCTTTGCGCACCCCTGGGTGGACCTGGAGCACATGCCCAGTAGGGAGAGTCTGGATCGAGCG ACCACCCTGGTGGTGCAGGCTGTGAAGAAAGACCAGGAGGGGGATGCAGCAGCCGCCTTATCGCTCTACTGCAAGGCTCTGGACTTCTTCGTACCTGCCCTGCACT ATGAGGCAGATGCCCAGCGGAAGGAGGCAATTAAGGCGAAG GTGGGGCAGTACGTGGCCCGGGCCGAGGAGCTCAAGGCCATCGTCTCCTCCTCCAATCAGGCCCTGCTGAGGCAGGGGACCTCTGCCCGAGATCTGCTCAGAG AGATGGCCCGGGACAAGCCACGCCTCCTAGCTGCCCTGGAAGTAGCTTCAGCTGCCATGGCCAAG GAGGAAGCTGCTGGTGGGGAGCAGGATGCCCTGGACCTGTACCAGCATAGTCTgggggagctgctgctgctgctggcag CGGAGCCCCCGGGCCGGAGGCGGGAGCTGCTTCACACTGAG GTTCAGAACCTCATGGCCCGAGCTGAATACCTGAAGGAGCAG
- the ULK3 gene encoding serine/threonine-protein kinase ULK3 isoform X3 has translation MEFCAGGDLSRFIHTRRILPEKVARVFMQQLASALQFLHERSISHLDLKPQNILLSSLEKPHLKLADFGFAQHMSPWDEKHVLRGSPLYMAPEMVCQRQYDARVDLWSVGVILYEALFGQPPFASRSFLELEEKIRSNRVIELPLRPLLSRDCRDLLQRLLERDPSRRISFQDFFAHPWVDLEHMPSRESLDRATTLVVQAVKKDQEGDAAAALSLYCKALDFFVPALHYEADAQRKEAIKAKVGQYVARAEELKAIVSSSNQALLRQGTSARDLLREMARDKPRLLAALEVASAAMAKEEAAGGEQDALDLYQHSLGELLLLLAAEPPGRRRELLHTEVQNLMARAEYLKEQMRESRWEADTLDKEGLSESVRSSCTLQ, from the exons ATGGAGTTCTGCGCAGGGGGTGACCTGTCTCGCTTCATCCATACCCGCAGGATTCTGCCTGAGAAGGTGGCGCGTGTCTTCATGCAGCAGTTAG CTAGCGCCCTGCAGTTCCTGCATGAACGCAGTATCTCTCATCTGGATCTGAAGCCACAGAACATTCTGCTGAGCTCCTTGGAGAAGCCCCACCTAAAACTGGCAG ACTTTGGTTTCGCACAGCACATGTCCCCGTGGGATGAGAAGCACGTGCTCCGTGGCTCCCCACTCTACATGGCCCCCGAGATGGTGTGCCAGCGGCAGTATGACGCCCGCGTAGACCTCTGGTCCGTCGGGGTCATCCTGTATG AAGCCCTCTTCGGGCAGCCCCCCTTTGCCTCCAGGTCGTTCTTGGAGCTGGAAGAGAAGATCCGTAGCAACCGGGTCATCGAG CTCCCCCTGCGACCCCTGCTCTCCCGAGACTGCCGGGACCTACTGCAGCGGCTCCTGGAGCGGGACCCCAGCCGTCGCATCTCCTTCCAGGACTTCTTTGCGCACCCCTGGGTGGACCTGGAGCACATGCCCAGTAGGGAGAGTCTGGATCGAGCG ACCACCCTGGTGGTGCAGGCTGTGAAGAAAGACCAGGAGGGGGATGCAGCAGCCGCCTTATCGCTCTACTGCAAGGCTCTGGACTTCTTCGTACCTGCCCTGCACT ATGAGGCAGATGCCCAGCGGAAGGAGGCAATTAAGGCGAAG GTGGGGCAGTACGTGGCCCGGGCCGAGGAGCTCAAGGCCATCGTCTCCTCCTCCAATCAGGCCCTGCTGAGGCAGGGGACCTCTGCCCGAGATCTGCTCAGAG AGATGGCCCGGGACAAGCCACGCCTCCTAGCTGCCCTGGAAGTAGCTTCAGCTGCCATGGCCAAG GAGGAAGCTGCTGGTGGGGAGCAGGATGCCCTGGACCTGTACCAGCATAGTCTgggggagctgctgctgctgctggcag CGGAGCCCCCGGGCCGGAGGCGGGAGCTGCTTCACACTGAG GTTCAGAACCTCATGGCCCGAGCTGAATACCTGAAGGAGCAG
- the ULK3 gene encoding serine/threonine-protein kinase ULK3 isoform X1 → MAGPGWGPPRLDGFILTERLGSGRYATVYKAYAKKDTREVVAIKCVAKKSLNKASVENLLTEIEILKGIRHPHIVQLKDFQWDSDNIYLIMEFCAGGDLSRFIHTRRILPEKVARVFMQQLASALQFLHERSISHLDLKPQNILLSSLEKPHLKLADFGFAQHMSPWDEKHVLRGSPLYMAPEMVCQRQYDARVDLWSVGVILYEALFGQPPFASRSFLELEEKIRSNRVIELPLRPLLSRDCRDLLQRLLERDPSRRISFQDFFAHPWVDLEHMPSRESLDRATTLVVQAVKKDQEGDAAAALSLYCKALDFFVPALHYEADAQRKEAIKAKVGQYVARAEELKAIVSSSNQALLRQGTSARDLLREMARDKPRLLAALEVASAAMAKEEAAGGEQDALDLYQHSLGELLLLLAAEPPGRRRELLHTEVQNLMARAEYLKEQVKMRESRWEADTLDKEGLSESVRSSCTLQ, encoded by the exons ATGGCGGGGCCCGGTTGGGGCCCCCCGCGCCTGGACGGCTTCATCCTCACCGAGCGCCTGGGCAGCGGCAGGTACGCCACGGTGTACAAGGCCTACGCCAAG AAGGACACTCGTGAGGTGGTAGCCATAAAGTGTGTAGCCAAGAAAAGTCTGAACAAGGCATCGGTGGAGAACCTCCTGACGGAGATTGAGATCCTCAAGGGCATTCGACACCCCCACATTGTGCAGCTGAAAGACTTTCAG TGGGACAGTGACAATATCTACCTCATCATGGAGTTCTGCGCAGGGGGTGACCTGTCTCGCTTCATCCATACCCGCAGGATTCTGCCTGAGAAGGTGGCGCGTGTCTTCATGCAGCAGTTAG CTAGCGCCCTGCAGTTCCTGCATGAACGCAGTATCTCTCATCTGGATCTGAAGCCACAGAACATTCTGCTGAGCTCCTTGGAGAAGCCCCACCTAAAACTGGCAG ACTTTGGTTTCGCACAGCACATGTCCCCGTGGGATGAGAAGCACGTGCTCCGTGGCTCCCCACTCTACATGGCCCCCGAGATGGTGTGCCAGCGGCAGTATGACGCCCGCGTAGACCTCTGGTCCGTCGGGGTCATCCTGTATG AAGCCCTCTTCGGGCAGCCCCCCTTTGCCTCCAGGTCGTTCTTGGAGCTGGAAGAGAAGATCCGTAGCAACCGGGTCATCGAG CTCCCCCTGCGACCCCTGCTCTCCCGAGACTGCCGGGACCTACTGCAGCGGCTCCTGGAGCGGGACCCCAGCCGTCGCATCTCCTTCCAGGACTTCTTTGCGCACCCCTGGGTGGACCTGGAGCACATGCCCAGTAGGGAGAGTCTGGATCGAGCG ACCACCCTGGTGGTGCAGGCTGTGAAGAAAGACCAGGAGGGGGATGCAGCAGCCGCCTTATCGCTCTACTGCAAGGCTCTGGACTTCTTCGTACCTGCCCTGCACT ATGAGGCAGATGCCCAGCGGAAGGAGGCAATTAAGGCGAAG GTGGGGCAGTACGTGGCCCGGGCCGAGGAGCTCAAGGCCATCGTCTCCTCCTCCAATCAGGCCCTGCTGAGGCAGGGGACCTCTGCCCGAGATCTGCTCAGAG AGATGGCCCGGGACAAGCCACGCCTCCTAGCTGCCCTGGAAGTAGCTTCAGCTGCCATGGCCAAG GAGGAAGCTGCTGGTGGGGAGCAGGATGCCCTGGACCTGTACCAGCATAGTCTgggggagctgctgctgctgctggcag CGGAGCCCCCGGGCCGGAGGCGGGAGCTGCTTCACACTGAG GTTCAGAACCTCATGGCCCGAGCTGAATACCTGAAGGAGCAGGTCAAG